One Branchiostoma floridae strain S238N-H82 chromosome 15, Bfl_VNyyK, whole genome shotgun sequence DNA window includes the following coding sequences:
- the LOC118431936 gene encoding uncharacterized protein LOC118431936 encodes MPDRDGDRMFAGVLSPVKLRIKSSSTIKFNCSQDANMEEAQGTLLWEFEVLPTDRTALKLPLITADIPDLPDDVDLQPVDPSLLHPDQCNCQKSTQSPMVIVDMEPDMQFDPLSETLQDIQLSGEESDGSDKNEDSGGDTDTEERDDQRLSGQIFRVAGSTWQTCYQEALDACSTLRREGKDIETRAVFERDNIKDKNAIKFEVFVDNSWQIVGHCPGPKIPKLTRAMKKGVVIEITLHRLTLDYCTPAKKNLYKAYVKIVKEGTWEKDSVNYQYNSFIAT; translated from the exons ATGCCTGACCGGGACGGTGACAGGATGTTTGCCGGTGTGCTGTCCCCGGTAAAACTACGCATCAAATCGAGCTCAACCATCAAA ttcaactGTTCTCAAGATGCCAACATGGAGGAGGCACAGGGGACACTACTGTGGGAGTTTGAGGTGCTGCCAACAGACAGGACAGCTTTGAAGCTTCCACTAATCACAGCAGACATCCCAGATCTACCAGATGATGTGGACCTTCAACCTGTCGACCCCAGCTTGCTGCATCCGGACCAGTGTAATTGCCAGAAATCTACACAGTCACCTATGGTCATTGTTGACATGGAGCCAGACATGCAGTTCGACCCTCTTTCAGAGACTTTGCAGGACATTCAATTGTCTGGGGAAGAATCTGATGGCTCAGATAAAAATGAAGACTCTGGCGGAGACACAGACACTGAGGAACGGGATGACCAAAGGCTAAGTGGACAGATATTTCGTGTTGCAGGGTCAACGTGGCAGACATGCTATCAAGAAGCACTAGATGCATGTTCTACTTTGCGACGAGAAGGTAAAGATATAGAAACCCGTGCAGTGTTTGAGAGGGACAATATAAAGGACAAAAATGCTATTAAGTTTGAAGTTTTTGTTGATAACTCCTGGCAGATAGTAGGCCACTGTCCAGGTCCTAAAATTCCCAAATTGACCAGGGCGATGAAGAAAGGCGTGGTCATTGAGATAACTTTGCACAGATTAACACTTGATTATTGCACCCCTGCTAAGAAGAACCTGTACAAAgcttatgtaaaaattgtaaagGAAGGTACCTGGGAAAAGGATAGTGTGAACTATCAGTACAATTCGTTTATTGCAACATAG